The following are encoded together in the Penaeus monodon isolate SGIC_2016 chromosome 44, NSTDA_Pmon_1, whole genome shotgun sequence genome:
- the LOC119568589 gene encoding LOW QUALITY PROTEIN: zinc finger protein 221-like (The sequence of the model RefSeq protein was modified relative to this genomic sequence to represent the inferred CDS: inserted 1 base in 1 codon), whose translation MSKVPFKETVGRRXSSDGVQVMYEDRLKEETQLIVESTSKCFACEVCGKEVSQKSHINIHMGVHTKEKPYNCGICNKTFSSKSDIEKHVDVHTEGKPYNCDICSKAFLYESSFF comes from the exons ATGTCAAAAGTACCATTTAAGGAAACTGTGGGAAGAC GTTCATCAGATGGGGTTCAAGTGATGTACGAGGATAGACTGAAGGAGGAAACACAACTAATAGTTGAATCCACAAGTAAATGTTTTGCATGTGAGGTGTGTGGCAAGGAAGTGTCTCAAAAGAGTCACATCAACATTCACATGGGAGTccacacaaaagagaagccatataaCTGTGGAATATGCAATAAGACATTCTCATCCAAAAGCGATATAGAAAAGCACGTTGACGTACATACTGAGGGGAAGCCATACAACTGTGATATATGCAGCAAGGCCTTCCTATatgaatctagttttttttaa
- the LOC119568539 gene encoding zinc finger protein 845-like, protein MTMNTEEKPYSCELYNKAFSQKHNLVRVHTKKKSYSCDTCIKKFSKRNDLLTQIRVHVKEKPYICEICNNTFSRKKNLVRHMRTHTKEKPYSCKICNKAFSERSNLVKHNVVHTKEKPYSCEICNNAFSWRISLVRHMRTHTKEKPYSCEICNKHFSRKSNVAIHMRVHATEKPYKCEICNKNFSHRAYLARHRRLHTEEKPYSCEICNKGFSQKYRLESHMRVHTKEKPYSCEICNKAISYKNSLEIHMRRHRKEETYSCEICNNTFSRKKYLVRHMRTHTKEKPYSCKICNKAFSERSNLVNHTVVHTKEKPYSCEICNNAFSWKVSLVRHMRTHTKEKPYSCEICNKHFSRKSNVAIHMRVHATEKPYKCEICNKNFSHIANLARHRRLHTEEKPYSCEICNKFFSQKYCLESHMRVHTKEKPYCCEICNKAFSYKDSLEIHMRRHRKEETYSCEICNKAFYVKSHVVRHMKVHTREKPYSCEICNKEFSKKYNLVIHMRIHTKEKPYSCNICNKAFSSKSSQANHMRVHTQEKPYNCEICNKAFYVKSHVVRHMRVHTKEKSYSCEICNKNFSEKYNLVIHMRVHTKEKPYSCEICNKAFSQKAGLVKHIRVHTKSS, encoded by the exons atgacAATGAATACAGAGGAGAAACCATATAGCTGTGAACTTTACAACAAGGCCTTTTCACAGAAGCATAATTTGGTGAGAGTTCATACAAAGAAGAAGTCATATAGCTGTGACACTTGCATTAAGAAATTTTCTAAAAGAAATGATCTTCTAACGCAAATTAGAGTACATgtaaaagagaagccatacatctgtgaaatttgcaacaataccttctcacgaaaaaaaaatctggtgaggcacatgagaacacatacaaaggagaagccatatagctgcaagatttgcaataaggccttttcTGAGAGAAGTAATCTTGTAAAGCACAATgtagtacatacaaaagagaagccatatagCTGCGAGATTTGCAACAATGCATTCTCATGGAGAATTAGTCTGGTAAGGCACATGAGAACACACActaaggagaagccatacagttgtgaaATTTGTAACAAACACTTCTCAAGGAAATCTAATGTAGCAATTCATATGAGAGTACATGCAACggagaagccatacaaatgtgagatttgtaacaagaaCTTTTCGCACAGGGCTTATCTAGCGCGTCATAGGAGATTACACAcagaggagaagccatacagctgtgagatttgtaacaaagGTTTTTCACAGAAATATCGTCTAGAAagtcacatgagagtacatacaaaagagaagccatacagctgtgagatttgcaacaaggccaTCTCATATAAAAATAGTCTAGAGATTCATATGAGAAGACATAGAAAGGAGGagacatacagctgtgaaatttgcaacaataccttctcacgaaaaaaatatctagtgaggcacatgagaacacatacaaaggagaagccatatagctgcaagatttgcaataaggccttttcTGAGAGAAGTAATCTTGTAAATCACACTGtggtacatacaaaagagaagccatatagCTGCGAGATTTGCAACAATGCATTCTCATGGAAAGTTAGTCTGGTAAGGCACATGAGAACACACActaaggagaagccatacagttgtgaaATTTGTAACAAACACTTCTCAAGGAAATCTAATGTAGCAATTCATATGAGAGTACATGCAACggagaagccatacaaatgtgagatttgtaacaagaaCTTTTCGCATATAGCTAATCTAGCGCGTCATAGGAGATTACACAcagaggagaagccatacagctgtgagatttgtaacaaaTTTTTTTCACAGAAATATTGTCTAGAAagtcacatgagagtacatacaaaagagaagccatattgctgtgagatttgcaacaaggccttctcataTAAAGATAGTCTAGAGATTCATATGAGAAGACATAGAAAGGAGGagacatacagctgtgaaatttgcaataaggccttctatgtGAAAAGTCATGTAGTAAGGCATATGAAAGTGCATACAagagagaaaccatacagctgtgagatttgcaataaagaaTTCTCAAAAAAATACAACCTAGTAATCCACATGAgaatacacacaaaagagaagccatacagttgcAACATTTGCAATAAAGCCTTCTCATCAAAAAGTAGTCAAGCAAACCACATGAGAGTTCatacacaggagaaaccatataactgtgagatttgcaataaggccttctatgtgaaaagtcatgtagttaggcatatgagagtgcatacaaaagagaaatcatacagctgtgaaatttgcaataaaaacttCTCAGAAAAATATAATCTAGTAATCCacatgagagtacacacaaaagagaagccatacagctgtgagatttgcaataaggccttctcacaGAAAGCTGGCCTAGTGAAACacataagagtacatacaaag TCTTCATAG